The proteins below come from a single Malus domestica chromosome 03, GDT2T_hap1 genomic window:
- the LOC114824029 gene encoding uncharacterized protein isoform X3 has translation MGTREVYEQKLRSGNLHHDPTMNPGLGTPRCPRCLSLLAHDSDKGEWTITPVLHDATAVAGSGIGGMLSAIHSFNTGIPYLQKRLKGPKWLPFLVGLTPLLLFSGASATFGGYSLPKFAQLTVASYYATSSASHYGISLLTRYIEEAHTSRSRKEGVR, from the exons ATGGGGACTCGAGAGGTCTACGAACAGAAGCTGAGGAGTGGGAATCTGCACCACGATCCCACCATGAATCCCGGCCTCGGAACTCCTCGCTGCCCTCGCTGCCTCTCTCTCCTCGCCCACGATTCC GACAAAGGTGAATGGACCATCACTCCTGTTCTTCACGACGCCACCGCTGTT GCTGGCTCAGGTATTGGAGGAATGCTTAGTGCAATTCATAGCTTCAATACAG GGATCCCATACCTTCAGAAGCGGTTGAAGGGACCAAAGTGGTTGCCTTTCTTAGTTGGG CTTACTCCACTGCTTCTGTTTTCGGGTGCCAGTGCTACATTTGGAG GTTATTCACTTCCCAAGTTTGCTCAACTCACCGTGGCATCCTATTATGCTACCTCAAGTGCCTCACATTACGGGATTTCACTTCTTACTCGATACATCGAAGAGGCTCACACTTCCCGCTCTCGGAAAGAAGGGGTCAGATGA
- the LOC114824029 gene encoding uncharacterized protein isoform X1, translating to MGTREVYEQKLRSGNLHHDPTMNPGLGTPRCPRCLSLLAHDSDKGEWTITPVLHDATAVAGSGIGGMLSAIHSFNTDCLVLLGCRDPIPSEAVEGTKVVAFLSWAYSTASVFGCQCYIWRLFTSQVCSTHRGILLCYLKCLTLRDFTSYSIHRRGSHFPLSERRGQMISCRCTYQRICYNFVIDVIYMYL from the exons ATGGGGACTCGAGAGGTCTACGAACAGAAGCTGAGGAGTGGGAATCTGCACCACGATCCCACCATGAATCCCGGCCTCGGAACTCCTCGCTGCCCTCGCTGCCTCTCTCTCCTCGCCCACGATTCC GACAAAGGTGAATGGACCATCACTCCTGTTCTTCACGACGCCACCGCTGTT GCTGGCTCAGGTATTGGAGGAATGCTTAGTGCAATTCATAGCTTCAATACAG ATTGCTTAGTGTTACTTGGTTGCAGGGATCCCATACCTTCAGAAGCGGTTGAAGGGACCAAAGTGGTTGCCTTTCTTAGTTGGG CTTACTCCACTGCTTCTGTTTTCGGGTGCCAGTGCTACATTTGGAG GTTATTCACTTCCCAAGTTTGCTCAACTCACCGTGGCATCCTATTATGCTACCTCAAGTGCCTCACATTACGGGATTTCACTTCTTACTCGATACATCGAAGAGGCTCACACTTCCCGCTCTCGGAAAGAAGGGGTCAGATGATTTCTTGCAGGTGCACATATCAAAGAATCTGCTACAATTTTGTAATTGATGTTATATACATGTACCTGTAG
- the LOC114824029 gene encoding uncharacterized protein isoform X2 encodes MGTREVYEQKLRSGNLHHDPTMNPGLGTPRCPRCLSLLAHDSDKGEWTITPVLHDATAVAGSGIGGMLSAIHSFNTVLLGCRDPIPSEAVEGTKVVAFLSWAYSTASVFGCQCYIWRLFTSQVCSTHRGILLCYLKCLTLRDFTSYSIHRRGSHFPLSERRGQMISCRCTYQRICYNFVIDVIYMYL; translated from the exons ATGGGGACTCGAGAGGTCTACGAACAGAAGCTGAGGAGTGGGAATCTGCACCACGATCCCACCATGAATCCCGGCCTCGGAACTCCTCGCTGCCCTCGCTGCCTCTCTCTCCTCGCCCACGATTCC GACAAAGGTGAATGGACCATCACTCCTGTTCTTCACGACGCCACCGCTGTT GCTGGCTCAGGTATTGGAGGAATGCTTAGTGCAATTCATAGCTTCAATACAG TGTTACTTGGTTGCAGGGATCCCATACCTTCAGAAGCGGTTGAAGGGACCAAAGTGGTTGCCTTTCTTAGTTGGG CTTACTCCACTGCTTCTGTTTTCGGGTGCCAGTGCTACATTTGGAG GTTATTCACTTCCCAAGTTTGCTCAACTCACCGTGGCATCCTATTATGCTACCTCAAGTGCCTCACATTACGGGATTTCACTTCTTACTCGATACATCGAAGAGGCTCACACTTCCCGCTCTCGGAAAGAAGGGGTCAGATGATTTCTTGCAGGTGCACATATCAAAGAATCTGCTACAATTTTGTAATTGATGTTATATACATGTACCTGTAG